One Salvelinus namaycush isolate Seneca chromosome 4, SaNama_1.0, whole genome shotgun sequence genomic window carries:
- the LOC120046456 gene encoding phosphatidylinositide phosphatase SAC2-like, translated as MKFENVQTLTDAISDIIADMRWGWVDQAGVICHQEGIFRVNCMDCLDRTNVVQAAIARAVMEAQLKKLGVMPPEQPLPLKCYRIYQVMWANNGDTISRQYAGTAALKGDFTRTGERKLAGVMKDGVNSANRYYLNRFRDAYRQAVIDLMMGHPVTEDLYSIFSKEKEHEEKEQESQRVTQEQVSLLLQTYMQLLLPDDEKFHGGWALIDCDMSLIDATSKDVDVLLLLSNSAYYIAYYDEEADKVNQYQRLNLEGLEKIEIGPEPTLFGKPKFCCMRLHYKNEETSGYFHTLRAVTRNPEDDGKDTLQCIAEMLCITKQSMGLDMQVIEKKLERRHSKPHEDIMGRHPDQVLGSSGLAQGKSFLLNKFSSLNQRVKKSNVNMGSFKGRLGNTFSTKPDVNFLKPTIGITLWKSDSSLETSEGANTGPALKDLCDNHSEMSSDSDSYNSDEHLRSGSLENVDYVLPSCGIVASAPRLGSVELNIRVTGCDSKQGAPALTGPEDQSPDATSEGEEAILIDFGTPIDAYCHQFIQDAQTKPVEVFGEQMTGGIPTQNPHVPSHAKGPLAPDEQPGSDQKVQAKELQLPPRPSQLDVTSRPNLLTAQKLSSAASGSSQRSLGSHMDGSLGPLPADGNGSRVVSPFAKIKSSMVQVASLTQAGLTQGINFAVAKVQKSPEPEMAGLNETQENELKAMFTQCQTRIIQI; from the exons ATGAAGTTTGAGAATGTGCAAACGCTGACAGATGCCATCTCTGATATTATCGCAGACATGAGATGGGgctg GGTGGACCAGGCAGGAGTCATCTGCCATCAGGAGGGCATTTTCCGGGTCAACTGCATGGACTGTCTGGACAGGACCAATGTAGTCCAGGCTGCCATAGCTCGTGCAGTAATGGAGGCACAG CTGAAGAAACTGGGTGTGATGCCCCCTGAGCAGCCTCTGCCGCTCAAGTGCTACAGGATCTACCAGGTCATGTGGGCCAACAACGGCGACACCATCAGCAGACAGTACGCCGGCACAGCCGCCCTCAAG GGAGACTTCACCAGAACGGGGGAGAGAAAACTGGCCGGGGTGATGAAAGATGGCGTGAACTCAGCCAACCGCTACTATCTGAACCGCTTCAGGGACGCATACAGACAAGCAGTCATTG aCCTGATGATGGGCCATCCTGTGACAGAGGACCTGTACTCCATTTTCAGTAAGGAGAAGGAGCAtgaggagaaagagcaggagagcCAGAGAGTAACCCAGGAGCAGGTCAGCCTCCTGCTACAGACTTACATGCAGCTACTGCTGCCCGACGACGAGAAGTTCCATGGTGGCTGGGCCCTCATCGACTGTGACATGAG CCTTATTGATGCAACCAGCAAAGACGTGGATGTTCTCCTGCTGTTGTCCAACAGTGCATATTACATTGCATA CTATGATGAGGAAGCTGACAAAGTCAATCAGTACCAGCGCCTCAACTTGGAGGGTTTGGAAAAGATTGAAATAG GCCCAGAACCTACTCTGTTCGGGAAGCCCAAATTCTGCTGTATGCGTCTACACTACAAGAATGAGGAGACAAGTGGGTATTTTCACACACTGAGGGCTGTCACAAGGAATCCTGAGGATGACGGTAAAG ACACGTTACAGTGCATAGCTGAGATGCTTTGCATAACAAAGCAATCCATGGGACTTGACATGCAGGTGATTGAAAAGAAACTGGAGAG AAGGCACAGTAAACCTCACGAGGACATCATGGGCAGACACCCTGACCAGGTCCTTGGCAGCTCTGGTCTGGCTCAGGGAAAGAGCTTCCTCCTCAACAAGTTCTCCTCTCTCAACCAGAGGGTGAAGAAGTCCAATGTCAACATGGGCTCCTTCAAGGGGAGGCTGGGCAACACCTTCTCCACTAAGCCCGACGTGAACTTCCTGAAGCCCACCATTGGGATCACCCTCTGGAAGTCTGACAGCAGCTTGGAGACCTCAGAGGGGGCAAACACCGGCCCGGCTCTGAAGGACCTCTGTGACAACCACTCGGAGATGTCATCCGACTCAGATTCGTACAACTCGGATGAACACCTGCGCTCCGGCTCCTTGGAGAATGTGGACTACGTGCTGCCCAGCTGCGGCATCGTGGCATCAGCTCCGCGGCTAGGCAGCGTGGAGCTTAACATCAGAGTCACTGGCTGTGACAGTAAGCAGGGGGCTCCAGCTCTAACCGGTCCTGAAGACCAGTCTCCCGATGCTACCTCAGAGGGTGAGGAGGCCATCCTGATAGACTTTGGAACGCCCATTGATGCCTATTGCCACCAATTCATCCAAGATGCGCAGACCAAACCTGTGGAGGTATTCGGGGAGCAGATGACTGGTGGCATCCCCACACAGAACCCACATGTCCCTTCACATGCTAAAGGTCCCCTGGCCCCAGACGAGCAGCCAGGTTCAGATCAGAAGGTGCAGGCGAAGGAGCTCCAGCTCCCTCCCAGGCCATCCCAGCTAGATGTTACCTCCAGACCCAATCTCCTGACTGCCCAGAAGCTCAGCTCGGCAGCTTCTGGCAGCTCCCAGAGGAGCCTGGGCTCTCACATGGATGGCAGCCTGGGCCCCTTGCCCGCCGACGGTAACGGCAGTCGAGTAGTCTCCCCCTTTGCCAAGATCAAGAGCTCCATGGTGCAGGTGGCCAGCCTGACCCAGGCCGGACTTACCCAAGGCATCAACTTTGCCGTGGCAAAGGTGCAGAAAAGCCCAGAGCCAGAAATGGCCGGTCTCAATGAGACACAAGAGAACGAGCTGAAGGCAATGTTTACACAGTGCCAGACGAGGATCATACAGATCTAG